In a genomic window of Besnoitia besnoiti strain Bb-Ger1 chromosome XI, whole genome shotgun sequence:
- a CDS encoding putative glycine C-acetyltransferase (encoded by transcript BESB_019540), with the protein MASGAAYFSRGASPPPFLGAGVEWASNLDFFQCAFLSASVLGIVLAFFSDEVSAGSLRWSWIATQLLPITRASSQLAYKDVESALAKAAKRRAGGRQALQDFLAALQEGTALELLSKWLHAALDRASFLWTALKIKYTAGSKRQFFYQMQKVQLKLEIKPGETEMQSYNDAKRYMKSKDLWPFAYEVTNVKDTQVVCEGVRAYPMSSYSYLDFVREPLVQEAALAAGRTWSTGNHGARMLGGNARILRDLEKIVGRFFGREDSLLCATGFLATMSSICAVAKENDLVVGDSRAHASLRSGMKLCGAKEMFFRHNNWHHLQQILAKHRKKHRNCWIIIESVYSMDGDIADLPTVRRLADQYDCRIILDEAHGLGVLGKTGRGLEEHFNMPGAADVIVGTFSKSIGGIGGYITGDKELVDFLDFHAPGSVFSAPLTAYSAGGAMMAFELMQGEQSWRIAKAQENAKYLRRALVTGNGHWPKDYPAERKYEVEGVECTTVLPVVFPNDGDRVFRVSQALLKRGWMVAAAAYPACPLARPRIRLTATAAYSRKMMDDFVKSLVEVTVECLPTDMLR; encoded by the exons ATGGCGTCTGGCGCAGCTTACTTTTCGCGCggggcgagcccgccgccgtttctcggcgcgggcgtcgaaTGGGCGTCGAATTTGGACTTCTTTCAGTGCGCGTTTCTGTCGGCGTCGGTGCTTGGAATCGTTTTAGCGTTCTTCAGCGACGAAGTCAGCGCGGGCTCGCTGCGGTGGAGTTGGATCGCCACGCAGTTGCTACCCatcacgcgcgcctcgtcgcagcTCGCATACAAAGATGTCGAGAGCGCGCTGGCGAAGGCTGCGAAGCGCCGGGCGGGCggccggcaggcgctgcaggacttcctcgccgcgctgcaggaagGAACCGCGCTCGAGTTGCTCTCCAAgtggctgcatgcggcacTGGACCGCGCCTCCTTTCTCTGGACGGCGCTCAAGATTAAGTACACCGCCGGCAGCAAGCGCCAGTTCTTCTACCAGATGCAGAAGGTGCAACTCAAACTCGAAATCAAACCTGGCGAGACCGAGATGCAGTCCTACAACGACGCGAAACGCTACATGAAGTCCAAGGACCTATGGCCCTTTGCCTACGAAGTCACAAACGTCAAGGACACGCAAGTCGTCTGCGAGGGCGTCCGCGCGTACCCCATGAGCTCCTACAGCTACCTCGACTTCGTCAGAGAGCCGCTG GTTCAAGAAGCAGCGTTGGCTGCGGGTCGGACGTGGTCGACTGGCAACCACGGCGCACGCATGCTTGGCGGCAACGCGCGCATTTTGCGTGATTTGGAGAAGATTGTGGGTCGATTCTTTGGTCGCGAAGACTCGCTGTTGTGCGCCACGGGGTTTTTGGCGACGATGAGTTCGATTTGCGCGGTTGCGAAAGAGAACGACCTGGTCGtgggcgacagccgcgcgcacgcgagtcTGCGCTCGGGGATGAAGTTGtgcggcgcgaaggagatGTTTTTCCGCCACAACAACTGGCACCATCTGCAACAGATCCTGGCGAAGCACCGCAAGAAACACCGCAACTGCTGGATCATTATTGAGTCGGTCTACTCGATGGACGGCGACATCGCGGACTTGCCGACGGTGCGGCGCTTGGCAGACCAGTACGACTGCCGCATCATTCTCGACGAGGCGCACGGCCTGGGGGTGCTGGGCAAGACCGGCCGCGGGCTGGAGGAGCATTTCAACAtgcccggcgcggcggatgTGATTGTCGGCACGTTCAGCAAGTCGATCGGCGGCATTGGCGGCTACATCACCGGCGACAAAGAGTTGGTGGACTTCCTTGACTTCCACGCGCCGGgcagcgtcttctccgcgccgctcaccGCCTACTCGGCCGGCGGGGCGATGATGGCTTTTGAGCTGATGCAGGGCGAACAGAGCTGGCGCATCGCGAAGGCGCAAGAGAACGCCAAGtacctccgccgcgcgctggtcACCGGCAACGGCCACTGGCCGAAGGACTACCCGGCGGAGCGCAAGTACGAAGTCGAGGGCGTCGAGTGCACCACCGTGTTGCCGGTTGTCTTTCCGaacgacggcgaccgcgtgtttcgcgtctcgcaggcgctgctgaagcGCGGCTGGATGgttgccgccgcagcctaTCCAGCCTGCccgctggcgcgcccgcgcatcCGCttgacggcgacggcggcgtaCTCGAGGAAGATGATGGACGACTTCGTGAAGAGCCTCGTCGAGGTGACCGTGGAGTGTCTGCCTACCGACATGCTGCGCTGA